The genomic window TTTCATTTTTCTCTCACCTCCAGCCTAGGCAAAGTTGTTGGCATTGAAATAAAAGTTTTGCCATTATCAAAAAGTCCCCAAATTCAACTAACAACAACATGACATAACAAATAATAAAGTCCGGAAAAACTAAAGATAAAAGTCAGTGCAGTATCTTTTTCGCCATTAGGGAGATCAAGAGCAATGCAACAATTAAAGCCGGACCGCAAATGCTCTTTGCTCCAGTTTTAGTTGTAGTTTGGCTTTCAACTAAATTTACATGGAAACTCTTTGTCTCTTTTGGCCCTATTGTTATAAGAGTGCTGTATTCTTGGTATCCGTCTTTAAGTACTTTCAGTTCATAAGTTCCAGGAAGGATCGAGTAATCTTTAATTGGAGTCGTTCCTATTAGAGTCCCATTCAAGTAGACATTGGCTCCGGGAGGCTCAGATAAAACTTCAAGAATTGCTTTTACTGGGGAGAGCGTTACAGTAATGTTTTTGCTCTCTCCGGGTTCTACAGTCACTGCAATAGTCTGGCTTTCATAGTTTTCTTTAACTATCTCCAACTCATAAGTTCCGGGAACAAGTGGGTATTCTTCAATTGGAGTTGTGCCAATTAACGTGCCGTTTAAATAGACATCAGCTCCTAAGGGACTTGAAGAAACTGTGAGGACACCATTTAGTAGTGTGAGGGTCGCTGTTATACTCGTCATTTGTCCGGGTTTTACTGTTACTTTCTCAGAGTACGGGTTATACCCTTCTTTTTTAATCTCTACAGTGTATTCATCGGGATAAAGATCCAGAACCAATGGTGTAGTGCCTTTATAGGAGCCGTTGACATATACCTCTGCTCCGGGAGGTTCCGAGGACACTTTTAGAGTCCCATTCAATATTTCAAGATTAGCATTTACAATTTTTGTTTCTCCGCCGCTGACTGAAATGGTTGTTTTATAGTCCTTGTACCCCTCTTTAGATACTTGTAGTGCATAAGTTCCGGGGGCAAGTTGATAGTTTTCAATTGGAGTCGTGCCAATTAAAGTGCCATTCAGGTATACATATGCCCCCTCAGGAGTTGAATAAACAGTTAAATGCGCAATTGGAGTTAACTCGATGTTCATCGATAAATTACTTCCGGGGGATATTGTTACACTCTCTGTATAGGGGAAATAGCCAGCTTTTCTTAGTTCTATTTTGTATGTACCCGGAAAGAGTGTTAACGTCTGAGGAACCTCCCCAAGATATTTATCATTTACATAAAGGGTCGCATTTTCTGGAATTGAAGTTACGTGCAGTTCTCCAAAAATTGTGGGGTACACTTTTATCTTATTTACCCCACTCATAATACCAATCACTAGGGATTTGAAGTCAGGTGATATTTCCATTAGCTTCGACGGAGAGCCAATCCCCGTTTCTTCACTGAAAGAGAGCTCTATACCTGCTACTTTAGAGCCTTTAATATCAAAGATATAGACCCTCCTTGTGTCCCTCACTGCAATATACTTATTGTCTTTGCTTATTGCAATTGCTCTTCCTCCTAGGATACTGTTAGGATAAGCTGTGGGGTGTCAGGTTTAAGTTACTGGCAGTACTTTAGAAAAAGAAGGGGGAACATGAAGTCTGAAACCATTATTTACTGGGTGGTTTCAGCCTTAAAACCCTTTCGTCGCAACAAAATCCCACCAGAAAAGAAAATCAGGGGAGTAGAATTATACCTGCGAGGCCTCAGTTACCGGCAAACCGCCAGAATACTCAAAATCAGTCACGTAACAGTCTGGGAGGCAGTCCAAAAACTCGCAGAAGCAGTTTACAAGCCAAAAATCCTCGCAGTCAAAAAACAGCGAAACTTCATCGCAGTTGACGAAACAGTAATAAAAATCAACGGGAAGAAAAGATACCTCTGGGCTGCAATTGACGTTGAGAGCAAGGAAGTTTTAGCAGTCTGGATTACGACTGTTAGAAACTGGTGGGTTGCCAGGGATTTCATTCTGGTTGTTTTAAAGTCGTGTGAAGGGCAGCCTGTCTTTCTGGTTGACAGGGCGAGCTGGTATAAGTCTGCTTTTAAGAGTTTGAGGTTGGGTTATCTGCATGTGACTTTCGGGCCGAGGAACAGTGTTGAGCGCTGGTTTAGGACGTTGAAGGAGAGGACGAAGCGTTTCTGGAATAATTTCAGGGGTAAAGACTGGAGGAGGGTTCATAGGTTTGTTTTTCTGTTTGCCTTCTGGTATAATTTTGTCAGAATTCATTCTAGTTTTGGTGATCCGCCTGGTGATGTTACTGAATGGCTTCAGGAGGTGATGCCCCAGTTATCCTAACAGTATCCCTCCTAGCTCGTTATTGGAATAAAGAACATCTCCCCGATTGTTCAAAAGAAGCCATTCTCTGTCTAATCCTACTGCCAAGTATTTCCCGTCGTCTGATATGTCAACACTAAGCACAAATGAATCGCTGACCTTCTTTTTCCACAGAAGGTTTCCATCTCTTGAAAACAAGTACACATAACCCCCGTCGTGCTCAATCAGAGCTGCAGCTGCTATGTATCTGCCATCTGAAGTTATTGCAACATAGAAACCACGAGTTTTGAATGGATCAGATTCATAATGCCAAAGCAATTTGCCGTCTCTTGAGAGAAGATGTACTCCGTTTAACGCTCCAACAGCAATGTACTCTGCATCGGGTGTCATGTCCACAGATCTAACAGTCGTGGGTATATGGTATTCCCACAGCACCTGTTTGTCATTGGACATAAATATAACTTCGGGTCCTGCTACCGCTATATACTTGCCATCAGCAGAAAGTTGGGTTGGCGTTCACTGGCTCAACAATGCTTAGAAAGACTACCAAAATCACCAACAAGGAAAGTATATGTCTCATTCTCAGACCCCCCAAATATTTCCAAGAGAGTTATTACGAATATAGTATACATTAGTAGTTATCACTTTTTCCATAGTTAAATAAATTTCGATTAAAATGCCCGGCTACTAAAACGTTAAATACTCCCGCAGCAATTGCCATAGGATACGCAAAGAAGAGTCAAAGGTCGAATCATCTAAGTGCCCCGGGCTGTGAGAGGGGAGTGCTTAAAGTTGGAGGGAGTAAAATGGGTTTTGAGCGTTATTTTCATCGATATGGAAAGGCAACTTTCACACTCTTCCTGATAAATGTGATGGTTTATGTAATAGAGGCAATTATGAGCGGAAATCTGCTGAGCATAAACATTAAGGTGCTTGCAAAACTCGGTCAATGGAATTATGCAGTGCTCAACGGAGCTTGGTGGCAACTCCTTACGGCTATGTTCGTCCATGCTGGATTGATCCATATAGGTTTTAATATGTATTTCCTTCTGAGAATTGGGCACCAACTGGAAGGGATTATCGGACCAAAGAGACTCGTAATGGTTTACCTTATCTCGGGCTTTGTTGGAAACATACTTTCCCTATTCCTCCTGCCTCCAAATTCCGTTAGTGCCGGAGCTAGCGGAGCTCTCTTTGGTATAGTAGGGACACTGATAGGCATAACTGGAGTTGTTGGCAACAACATGCAACAAGCTTTGCTTAATGCCCTTTTACTGTTCCTGATAAACAGCTTCCTTCCAAGCGTCAACGCCTACGCCCATCTGGGAGGACTGGCTACGGGAATATTAATTGGCTATTATTATGGAAAAAAGCTTAGAAACATGTGGTGGTCGTATTACTAGGGGTGGACACAGAGGGGAAAGCAAAGGGGAAAGGGTTTTTAAGACCATGTCAAAACTCAAAGATGATAGTAACCGATGATGAGTGTCAAAAAGACCCAATTTTTTGCATACTTTTTCCCCAAAATTTTAAAGATAGGAAAGGATAAAATATGCACTATTTCTTAGTTTTTCATACTATTATCCCAGTTGTTGCTCCAAGATGACTACAATAATTATACATCATCGGTTGTATTGTATGAAAGACCGATATGTTTATTAATAATTTTGTTGATAATATTAAACAGTAAGTTCATACTGGGTAGTGTCCATGAGGAGGAAGGTGTTTTCCCATCAAAAGGATTCACTTGAATCCTTCACTGATACAGATGCTGTGATCATAATGCTAAGTGACTTCGACGAATATAAAGAAGAGCTGGTCAAACAAAGACAAAATGGCCAATTGACCGTTGGAGCTTTCCAAAATAAGTCATCAGCCATAAACGTTTTCATCGAATATTTACTCAAAACCAAAAACCCAGAACAAACAACTAATGGTGAAATAAAGATCACAGCACGTGATGTATATGTTGCGTTTAATGAATACATTAAAGAACGACGTCCAGCACGTCATACCCTCCAAACCTATCTTTACTACACTCGTAAAGCCCTTGAACACATCTTGCTCAAGAAATACAATCTTCTTCTCTCGAAGACGCTTGGAATTGAAGTCTTTGACATTGACTTTTACTTAACACAGCTCTCGAAATCCACCTTACGATCAAAAGGAAGTCAACTAAAGGCATTTAAAAAGAAAGAAGAGAGTAAAGTCATTAGTGACGAAAGAGTTAAAGATGCCCTAAAATGGCTTGCAATTCTCAGGCAGGAAAGAGATAGTATGGCAGTTGAAAAACTGCGATTAGCAACTCTGATCGTATTATTGACCGGAGCAAGAGGCACAGAAGTAAATGACTTACAATTTGAGGTGCGAGTCAATGAGGAAGTTTTAAAACAAATTG from Thermococcus bergensis includes these protein-coding regions:
- a CDS encoding rhomboid family intramembrane serine protease codes for the protein MGFERYFHRYGKATFTLFLINVMVYVIEAIMSGNLLSINIKVLAKLGQWNYAVLNGAWWQLLTAMFVHAGLIHIGFNMYFLLRIGHQLEGIIGPKRLVMVYLISGFVGNILSLFLLPPNSVSAGASGALFGIVGTLIGITGVVGNNMQQALLNALLLFLINSFLPSVNAYAHLGGLATGILIGYYYGKKLRNMWWSYY
- a CDS encoding IS6-like element ISPfu1 family transposase: MKSETIIYWVVSALKPFRRNKIPPEKKIRGVELYLRGLSYRQTARILKISHVTVWEAVQKLAEAVYKPKILAVKKQRNFIAVDETVIKINGKKRYLWAAIDVESKEVLAVWITTVRNWWVARDFILVVLKSCEGQPVFLVDRASWYKSAFKSLRLGYLHVTFGPRNSVERWFRTLKERTKRFWNNFRGKDWRRVHRFVFLFAFWYNFVRIHSSFGDPPGDVTEWLQEVMPQLS
- a CDS encoding PEGA domain-containing protein, producing MRDTRRVYIFDIKGSKVAGIELSFSEETGIGSPSKLMEISPDFKSLVIGIMSGVNKIKVYPTIFGELHVTSIPENATLYVNDKYLGEVPQTLTLFPGTYKIELRKAGYFPYTESVTISPGSNLSMNIELTPIAHLTVYSTPEGAYVYLNGTLIGTTPIENYQLAPGTYALQVSKEGYKDYKTTISVSGGETKIVNANLEILNGTLKVSSEPPGAEVYVNGSYKGTTPLVLDLYPDEYTVEIKKEGYNPYSEKVTVKPGQMTSITATLTLLNGVLTVSSSPLGADVYLNGTLIGTTPIEEYPLVPGTYELEIVKENYESQTIAVTVEPGESKNITVTLSPVKAILEVLSEPPGANVYLNGTLIGTTPIKDYSILPGTYELKVLKDGYQEYSTLITIGPKETKSFHVNLVESQTTTKTGAKSICGPALIVALLLISLMAKKILH